One Ignavibacteria bacterium genomic window, CATTGCTGAACATCCCAACGTCTGTGGTTTCCACCATGGCCGACGAAGGGTCTCATATTGGGCGTCGACTGAAACGTGCGATCGATGAGGCCAACGAGACTCGGCTTGCGATCAGCATCGTTGACGTGATCGTTCTCGTGATCGCATCATTCATCATCGCCTCCGTAACGATGAATGATGGAGGTCGACTCTTTATAGATGCCATTGCCTTCATCATCGGCGTTGTGATCATCAAGATCGTTGCCAGCGCACTCGGCGAGCGCACGGCAGAGTTCATGCTTCGATTCACCAGTTTGTCGCTCTCCATTGTTACGGTAGTGGCAAGCCCCTTCCTCCTTACTCATCGCGCATTGTTGGCACTGACAAAACCACGATCAAGGGAAGAGGAAGAAGAAGAGGCGCGGGAGGAACTTGAAGCACTTGTAGAAACAGCCCGTGAAGAAGGGGCGTTAGATGCCGGGGAATACCGGATCATGACCAACATCATGCAGTTGAGCAGCATTGAGGTTACGGATGTGATGACGCCACGAACGGTGGTATCGGCCATTGGAGCAGAACATACCGTTGCTGATGCGATCAAACTTCCGGAACTGCAGATGTTCTCACGACTTCCGGTCTATGACGGACAGGATCTGGATACGGTGTCGGGATATGTAATGACGAAGGACATCCTTCGTGCTGCCGTTGCCGGACGTCAC contains:
- a CDS encoding DUF21 domain-containing protein, with the protein product MDIPVLLLAVFISGLCDFLAAALLNIPTSVVSTMADEGSHIGRRLKRAIDEANETRLAISIVDVIVLVIASFIIASVTMNDGGRLFIDAIAFIIGVVIIKIVASALGERTAEFMLRFTSLSLSIVTVVASPFLLTHRALLALTKPRSREEEEEEAREELEALVETAREEGALDAGEYRIMTNIMQLSSIEVTDVMTPRTVVSAIGAEHTVADAIKLPELQMFSRLPVYDGQDLDTVSGYVMTKDILRAAVAGRHTVPISKLKRDVGFIPENITLERALEQFLQKRQHLFMVVDEHGGVEGLLTMEDVLETMLGAEIIDEADHVVDLRALAKQRRDARIAKFTSSE